From [Clostridium] symbiosum, a single genomic window includes:
- the rimI gene encoding ribosomal protein S18-alanine N-acetyltransferase, with amino-acid sequence MASIRLMELKDLQDVAELEQKSFTVPWSGKLLEECLESPFDKVWVLEEGGKIKGYCNFRVIAGEGELMRIAVLPASRGRGYGRELMEILAEYASINQVEEISLEVRASNSSAINLYKSYGFKTEAVRKRYYTDPAEDALIMWRRNS; translated from the coding sequence ATGGCGTCGATTCGTTTGATGGAGCTTAAGGATTTACAGGACGTGGCGGAACTGGAGCAGAAAAGTTTTACCGTACCCTGGTCCGGGAAACTTCTCGAAGAGTGCCTGGAGAGTCCTTTTGACAAGGTTTGGGTGTTGGAAGAAGGAGGAAAAATCAAGGGGTACTGCAACTTCCGCGTGATAGCCGGGGAGGGTGAACTGATGAGAATTGCCGTCCTGCCTGCGTCCAGGGGGAGGGGGTACGGCAGGGAGCTTATGGAAATCCTGGCTGAGTATGCCAGCATAAACCAGGTGGAAGAAATCAGTTTAGAGGTAAGAGCTTCCAACAGCTCAGCCATAAATCTTTATAAATCATACGGTTTCAAAACAGAAGCAGTCAGAAAAAGGTATTATACCGATCCTGCAGAGGATGCACTCATTATGTGGCGCCGTAACAGTTGA
- the tsaD gene encoding tRNA (adenosine(37)-N6)-threonylcarbamoyltransferase complex transferase subunit TsaD: MKKHTTDEDVYILAIESSCDETAASVVKNGRQVLSNVISSQIDLHTLYGGVVPEIASRKHIEKINQVIESALKEADMTLEEITAIAVTYGPGLVGALLVGVAEAKALAYAAKKPLVGVHHIEGHVSANFIENADLEPPFVCLIVSGGHTHLVIVKDYGEFEIIGRTRDDAAGEAFDKVARAVGLGYPGGPKVDKAAQGGNKHAVEFPRAKVGENPYDFSFSGLKSAVLNYINHAKMTGEEIAVPDLAASFQNAVVEVLVTRTIAAAREYGYDKVAIAGGVASNTALREGMEEACRKAGLKFYHPSPIYCTDNAAMIGVAAYYEYINGSRAGWDLNAVPNLKLGER; the protein is encoded by the coding sequence ATGAAAAAACATACAACAGATGAAGATGTTTATATTCTTGCAATTGAAAGCTCCTGTGACGAGACCGCAGCCTCCGTGGTGAAAAACGGCCGCCAGGTGCTCTCGAATGTCATATCGTCACAAATTGACCTTCATACACTCTATGGAGGGGTAGTTCCGGAGATTGCCTCCAGGAAACATATAGAGAAGATCAACCAGGTAATAGAAAGTGCCCTGAAAGAGGCGGACATGACCCTGGAGGAAATTACGGCAATTGCAGTCACCTACGGGCCCGGCCTGGTGGGTGCGCTTTTAGTTGGGGTGGCCGAGGCGAAGGCATTGGCTTATGCCGCTAAAAAACCACTGGTAGGAGTCCATCATATAGAAGGGCACGTATCGGCCAATTTTATTGAGAATGCAGATTTGGAGCCTCCGTTTGTCTGCCTTATCGTATCCGGAGGGCATACACACCTTGTAATCGTGAAGGATTACGGAGAATTTGAGATTATTGGAAGAACAAGGGATGACGCCGCCGGGGAGGCTTTTGACAAAGTGGCAAGGGCTGTGGGTCTGGGCTATCCGGGAGGGCCTAAGGTGGATAAGGCCGCACAGGGCGGAAATAAACATGCTGTGGAATTTCCGAGAGCCAAAGTCGGGGAGAATCCCTATGACTTCAGCTTCAGCGGCTTAAAGTCGGCTGTTCTTAACTATATTAATCATGCGAAAATGACGGGAGAAGAGATTGCCGTTCCCGACCTCGCAGCCTCATTTCAGAACGCCGTAGTGGAAGTTCTGGTCACAAGGACAATCGCAGCAGCCAGGGAATATGGCTATGACAAGGTTGCGATCGCCGGAGGCGTTGCATCGAATACGGCCCTCAGGGAAGGAATGGAGGAGGCCTGCCGCAAAGCCGGGCTCAAATTCTATCATCCGTCCCCCATTTACTGTACGGATAATGCGGCGATGATTGGTGTTGCGGCCTATTATGAATACATCAATGGTTCCCGGGCCGGCTGGGATCTTAATGCAGTGCCGAATCTGAAGCTGGGGGAACGCTGA
- a CDS encoding ATP-binding protein, whose amino-acid sequence MKKAVPEIREGQICDEVWKVAGRKFPLCGLENRNSFSEVCLDNPFGASGEIHASATEWGEEEIAAYVITIRPHVFAEVESHRSAESGIKERIINITMDEAVKQVYDEVIYFNITRGKLIFRQGNGRVDLGGNRDNVNFEDILSKVHPDDREEFQRTFSPDNMMERFKQGKTTGYMECRRLGNDGRYHWYATTLKMAGGDKDDIIMLALIVNIEEKKQLEREKNDLLSCIMNLFGEFLMVDLNSGEYLVYKSDGQLKAMFQEKSFSQFNRLYGETLIHPHDRKRFFDSFTLDNIRRNMGTGKEQIVVEVRRKDSMGEYRYCELIGTFLKDRGGLPDKMMLTYRDTDELTRARIEEKHANQRFVRAVNDSYNEIYEGELYSDYLKQWKGDSAEQHLRFVPSITEQIDWAAEAVIHPGEREEFRRILQPQNLKKEFESGKTEVTTRYRRMTAAGTYRWYSMHIQLLEMTTNCIRVMYYLRDVDDVKKEEERKQAELQNALAMAEKANEAKTDFLSRMSHDIRTPMNVIIGMSSMARYILQGPVAFRAEKLLDTDRPEGEEKPKNKEKLLNCLEKIDMSATFLLSLINDILDMSKIESGKMGITIREMNLKEVIRSVVVLSEVQAEERSQKFSVEIAPEVGTYYLCDSLRLNQILMNLLSNALKYTPEKGTITFSVTADAAKEDVHLIRFVISDTGAGMSAEFMERMFEPFEQEDSGGSRIFEGTGLGLSISRRLVELLNGTVSVESEPGKGTTFTVIIPMKKLDKAPGMDERRSKDQTGSSSECENRFRSARILLVEDNEINREIAEMLLEQKGITTECAVNGEEAVAIFENSAPGWYDAILMDIRMPVMNGIEATKKIRGLGHQDAARVPIIAMTANAFNDEREEALKAGISDYLTKPIDAGILYRCLENFL is encoded by the coding sequence ATGAAAAAAGCAGTTCCTGAAATTCGGGAAGGGCAGATTTGTGATGAAGTTTGGAAGGTGGCCGGCAGGAAATTTCCCCTTTGTGGGTTGGAAAACAGAAACTCATTCTCTGAAGTCTGTCTGGACAATCCTTTTGGAGCATCTGGGGAGATTCACGCATCTGCGACAGAATGGGGAGAGGAAGAAATTGCCGCCTATGTCATTACAATAAGGCCTCATGTCTTTGCCGAGGTGGAAAGCCACCGGTCTGCAGAAAGTGGAATAAAAGAGAGAATCATAAATATAACGATGGATGAGGCAGTCAAACAGGTTTATGATGAGGTAATTTATTTTAACATAACCAGAGGTAAACTTATATTCCGACAGGGGAACGGACGGGTGGATCTGGGCGGAAATAGGGATAATGTGAATTTTGAAGATATTTTGTCAAAGGTCCATCCCGATGACCGGGAGGAGTTTCAAAGGACATTCTCGCCCGACAATATGATGGAGCGCTTTAAACAGGGAAAAACGACGGGATACATGGAATGCCGGAGACTCGGGAATGATGGAAGGTATCATTGGTATGCGACTACTTTAAAGATGGCAGGGGGCGATAAAGACGATATAATCATGCTTGCTTTAATTGTCAATATTGAAGAGAAAAAGCAGCTGGAACGGGAAAAAAATGATCTGCTTTCCTGTATTATGAATTTATTTGGCGAATTTCTTATGGTGGACCTTAATTCGGGCGAGTATCTGGTCTATAAAAGCGACGGTCAGTTGAAAGCCATGTTTCAGGAGAAATCTTTCAGCCAGTTCAACCGTCTGTATGGAGAAACTCTAATCCACCCCCATGACAGGAAACGTTTCTTTGATTCATTTACTCTCGATAACATCAGAAGAAATATGGGGACCGGAAAAGAGCAAATTGTAGTGGAAGTCCGAAGAAAAGACAGTATGGGAGAATACCGCTACTGTGAACTGATCGGAACCTTTCTGAAAGACAGGGGCGGACTGCCGGATAAAATGATGCTGACATACCGGGATACGGATGAACTGACAAGGGCAAGGATAGAAGAGAAACATGCCAATCAACGCTTTGTGCGTGCGGTAAATGATTCCTACAATGAGATTTACGAAGGCGAATTGTACTCCGATTATCTGAAACAGTGGAAGGGAGACTCGGCAGAGCAGCATCTTCGCTTTGTCCCGTCCATTACAGAGCAGATTGACTGGGCTGCCGAGGCGGTGATCCATCCTGGAGAGAGGGAGGAATTCAGAAGGATCCTGCAGCCGCAAAATCTGAAAAAAGAATTCGAGAGCGGAAAAACAGAGGTGACAACCAGATACCGGCGCATGACAGCCGCGGGAACTTACCGTTGGTATTCCATGCATATCCAGCTTCTGGAAATGACGACGAACTGCATCAGAGTTATGTATTATCTGAGAGACGTCGATGATGTGAAGAAGGAAGAGGAAAGAAAACAGGCAGAGCTTCAGAACGCACTGGCCATGGCCGAGAAGGCAAATGAGGCCAAGACGGACTTTCTTTCAAGAATGAGTCATGACATAAGGACGCCAATGAATGTTATTATCGGAATGTCATCCATGGCCAGGTACATTTTGCAGGGACCGGTGGCGTTTAGGGCGGAAAAACTGCTGGATACGGACCGGCCGGAAGGAGAAGAAAAGCCGAAGAATAAAGAGAAACTGCTCAACTGTCTGGAAAAAATTGATATGTCGGCGACCTTTTTACTTTCCCTGATTAACGATATTCTGGATATGTCGAAAATTGAGAGCGGGAAGATGGGAATCACAATCAGGGAGATGAATCTGAAAGAAGTAATACGCAGCGTTGTGGTACTCAGTGAAGTCCAGGCGGAGGAGCGCAGCCAGAAATTTTCGGTAGAGATTGCGCCTGAAGTTGGGACATATTATTTGTGTGACAGTCTGAGACTGAATCAGATTCTCATGAATCTCTTAAGTAATGCCTTAAAGTATACGCCGGAGAAGGGAACGATTACGTTCTCAGTCACGGCGGATGCGGCCAAAGAAGACGTCCATCTTATTCGTTTTGTTATATCAGATACAGGAGCAGGAATGTCGGCCGAATTTATGGAACGGATGTTTGAACCATTTGAACAGGAAGATTCCGGAGGGAGCCGAATATTCGAGGGAACGGGCCTGGGTCTTTCGATCAGCAGAAGACTGGTTGAACTTTTGAACGGTACGGTCAGTGTGGAAAGTGAACCTGGCAAAGGTACGACTTTTACGGTTATTATTCCTATGAAAAAATTGGATAAAGCCCCCGGGATGGATGAAAGACGGAGTAAAGATCAGACAGGAAGCAGCAGTGAATGCGAAAACAGGTTTCGCAGTGCGCGCATTCTACTGGTTGAGGATAACGAGATTAACAGAGAAATTGCAGAAATGCTGCTGGAGCAGAAAGGAATAACGACAGAGTGTGCTGTCAACGGTGAAGAGGCGGTTGCGATTTTTGAAAACTCAGCTCCGGGCTGGTATGATGCCATTTTGATGGATATCAGGATGCCTGTCATGAATGGAATCGAGGCTACAAAGAAAATCAGGGGGTTGGGGCACCAGGATGCTGCAAGAGTCCCTATTATCGCAATGACTGCAAACGCCTTCAACGATGAACGGGAGGAAGCTCTGAAGGCCGGTATTAGTGACTATTTAACAAAGCCGATTGATGCGGGGATTCTATATCGCTGTCTTGAGAATTTTTTATAG
- a CDS encoding YcxB family protein, protein MDLRIKVTAREIFLFSLHHYYHSTAGAISIGCSVLALGAVAATWSAQPGYMKGVLALAVILIAATQPFVLYRKAGKETLDPQRSKETHFKIDYNGLRVHQGKDKAVIRWNQIVKVGKISDIYILYLTKDRAYLFPERVLDGSKKEQFLNVIREYVPAEKRKGI, encoded by the coding sequence ATGGATTTACGAATTAAAGTAACGGCAAGGGAGATTTTCCTGTTTTCGCTTCACCACTATTACCATTCCACAGCGGGCGCTATCAGCATCGGCTGTTCGGTGCTGGCTCTTGGAGCAGTGGCAGCCACCTGGTCCGCGCAGCCTGGCTATATGAAGGGTGTTCTGGCCCTGGCAGTCATATTGATCGCAGCGACCCAGCCGTTTGTCCTGTACAGGAAAGCCGGCAAGGAGACGCTGGATCCCCAGAGATCTAAGGAAACCCATTTTAAAATAGATTATAACGGACTGAGGGTACACCAGGGGAAGGATAAGGCCGTAATCCGGTGGAACCAGATTGTAAAGGTGGGAAAGATATCGGATATTTATATCTTGTATCTGACCAAGGACAGGGCATACCTGTTCCCGGAACGGGTACTCGACGGGAGCAAAAAAGAGCAGTTTCTGAACGTAATCAGAGAGTATGTCCCGGCAGAAAAGAGGAAAGGGATCTGA
- a CDS encoding asparaginase → MKKILLFTTGGTIASKEGTNGLEPEMNADELLSYMGDLTSRYEITCRELLSLDSSNIQAEEWRKIARNIFENLDIYDGIVVTHGTDTMAYTSSMLSFMLQNLPIPVVLTGSQMPIDNMLTDARNNLYSAFAAIDAKINGVCVAFNRRIMLGCRAVKVRTLGFEAFESVNAPYLAEVFANGMRRYHEPEKPVSSAPLADPPTAGSCRAVLNDSISTDVFLLKLIPNTKPAIFDALKNLGYRGIVLEAFGAGGLHFFRRNLLEKLEQLTKAGISVVACSQCLYEPSDFSIYEVGRRLLECGVIPGRDMTTEAAVTKLMWALGQTDDPEKVREIFNTNIAGEVSITEEE, encoded by the coding sequence ATGAAAAAAATATTACTATTCACCACAGGAGGCACCATCGCCTCGAAAGAAGGCACTAACGGCCTCGAACCCGAGATGAATGCGGACGAGCTGCTTTCTTATATGGGAGATTTAACATCGCGCTATGAAATCACCTGCCGTGAACTTCTCAGTCTGGACAGTTCCAATATCCAGGCGGAGGAATGGAGAAAAATAGCCCGCAATATCTTCGAAAATCTGGATATTTATGACGGTATTGTCGTCACCCACGGAACCGACACCATGGCATATACCTCCTCCATGCTGTCTTTCATGCTCCAGAACCTGCCCATCCCCGTTGTGCTGACCGGCTCACAGATGCCCATCGACAACATGCTGACCGATGCGCGAAACAATCTTTACTCGGCCTTTGCCGCCATTGATGCCAAAATAAACGGCGTCTGTGTGGCATTCAACCGCCGGATTATGCTGGGCTGCCGCGCCGTCAAGGTGAGGACACTTGGTTTCGAAGCTTTTGAGAGTGTAAATGCCCCCTATCTGGCAGAGGTCTTCGCCAATGGGATGCGCAGATATCATGAGCCGGAAAAGCCGGTATCTTCCGCCCCGCTTGCCGATCCGCCAACCGCAGGCTCCTGCCGCGCCGTATTAAATGACAGCATTTCCACCGACGTTTTTTTGCTGAAGCTGATTCCAAACACCAAACCGGCTATCTTTGATGCGCTGAAAAATCTGGGATACCGCGGAATCGTGCTGGAAGCATTCGGAGCAGGCGGACTGCACTTTTTCAGAAGAAACCTGCTTGAAAAACTGGAGCAGCTCACAAAAGCCGGTATCAGTGTCGTGGCATGCAGCCAGTGCCTGTATGAACCAAGTGATTTCTCTATCTACGAGGTAGGACGCCGTCTGCTGGAATGCGGAGTCATCCCGGGCCGTGATATGACAACCGAAGCGGCTGTCACAAAACTGATGTGGGCTCTCGGACAGACGGATGATCCTGAAAAGGTCCGTGAAATTTTTAATACGAATATTGCAGGCGAGGTTTCCATTACCGAAGAAGAATAA
- a CDS encoding ribonuclease Z, which translates to MLDVCLLGTGGMMPLPYRWLTSLMTRCDGSNLLIDCGEGTQVALKEKGWSPKPIDVMCFTHYHADHISGLPGLLLTMGNAERTEPVIMIGPKGLERVVGALRTIAPELPFPLQFIEMTEPREKFEIGPYVIDAYKVNHNVTCYGYSVSIPRKGRFDVERAREQQIPQKFWNRLQKGEIVEDGGRTLTPDMVLGAARKGIRVTYCTDTRPVPVIAEYAQDADLFICEGMYGEDGKESKAREYKHMTMYEAANLAKTAKPARMWLTHYSPSLTRPEEYMDKVREIFPEAKAARDGWTAELGFEED; encoded by the coding sequence ATGTTAGACGTTTGTCTGCTGGGAACAGGGGGAATGATGCCGCTGCCGTATAGGTGGCTGACATCGCTGATGACCCGCTGTGACGGGAGCAATTTATTAATAGACTGCGGTGAAGGAACCCAGGTGGCGCTGAAGGAGAAGGGATGGAGCCCAAAACCGATCGATGTAATGTGCTTTACCCATTACCACGCGGATCATATCAGCGGTCTTCCGGGCCTTTTGCTGACAATGGGAAATGCGGAGCGGACAGAGCCCGTGATTATGATTGGACCGAAGGGACTGGAACGGGTGGTCGGCGCTCTCAGGACAATAGCGCCGGAACTTCCGTTCCCGCTTCAATTTATTGAGATGACGGAACCAAGGGAAAAATTTGAAATAGGACCTTATGTGATCGACGCATACAAGGTGAACCATAATGTCACCTGTTATGGATATTCTGTTTCCATTCCAAGAAAGGGACGGTTTGATGTGGAGCGCGCAAGAGAGCAGCAGATCCCCCAGAAGTTCTGGAACAGGCTTCAGAAAGGTGAGATTGTGGAGGACGGCGGACGCACCCTGACGCCGGATATGGTTTTAGGAGCTGCCAGAAAAGGAATCCGCGTCACATACTGTACGGACACCAGACCGGTTCCCGTGATTGCGGAATATGCGCAGGATGCGGATCTGTTTATCTGTGAAGGAATGTACGGCGAGGACGGAAAGGAGTCCAAGGCCAGAGAATACAAGCATATGACGATGTATGAGGCGGCAAACCTCGCAAAGACGGCGAAACCCGCGCGGATGTGGCTTACCCATTACAGTCCTTCCCTCACCAGACCGGAAGAATATATGGATAAGGTCAGAGAGATATTCCCTGAGGCGAAAGCGGCAAGGGACGGCTGGACGGCAGAGCTGGGTTTTGAAGAAGACTAG
- the ispD gene encoding 2-C-methyl-D-erythritol 4-phosphate cytidylyltransferase, translated as MDKETLNKTGRFAAVVLAAGRGSRMNSKVQKQYMLLDGKPLIYYSLKTFEDGPVNDIVLVTGAEEIEYCRKEIIEKYGFTKILAVVSGGKERYHSVYEGLKCLEAQGGYGQGDYVLIHDGARPFADAGVIARVMDDSVRYGACVAGMPSKDTVKLSDDAGFAGVTPDRSLVWTVQTPQGFTYPLLREAYDKMMGRVEYQTGVTDDAMVVESMTRHKVRLTEGSYRNIKVTTPEDMLVAETFIHHTAGI; from the coding sequence ATGGACAAAGAAACCTTAAATAAGACAGGCCGGTTTGCGGCTGTCGTACTGGCGGCAGGCAGAGGGAGCCGGATGAACAGCAAAGTCCAAAAGCAGTATATGCTCCTGGATGGGAAACCTCTTATCTATTATTCACTGAAAACATTTGAGGATGGGCCGGTGAATGATATTGTGCTTGTAACGGGGGCGGAAGAAATAGAGTATTGCCGCAAAGAAATAATAGAGAAATACGGATTTACTAAAATATTGGCCGTGGTCTCAGGAGGAAAAGAACGCTACCACTCTGTCTATGAAGGACTTAAATGCCTGGAGGCACAGGGGGGATACGGCCAGGGAGATTATGTCCTGATCCACGACGGAGCCAGGCCGTTTGCCGATGCGGGGGTGATTGCCCGGGTGATGGATGACTCGGTGCGTTATGGGGCCTGTGTGGCCGGGATGCCGTCCAAGGATACGGTAAAGCTTTCGGATGATGCCGGATTTGCCGGAGTGACGCCGGATCGCTCCCTGGTCTGGACGGTTCAGACACCGCAGGGATTTACCTATCCTCTGCTCAGGGAAGCTTATGACAAGATGATGGGCCGGGTGGAATATCAGACAGGTGTTACCGATGATGCGATGGTGGTGGAGTCAATGACCAGACATAAAGTCAGGCTGACGGAAGGATCGTACCGCAATATCAAGGTGACAACACCGGAAGATATGCTTGTGGCGGAAACTTTTATACATCATACAGCCGGTATTTAA
- the tsaB gene encoding tRNA (adenosine(37)-N6)-threonylcarbamoyltransferase complex dimerization subunit type 1 TsaB: MRILGIESSSLVASVAIVTDDVVTAEYTVNLKKTHSQTLLPMIDQMMGMLEEELATVDAIAVSGGPGSFTGLRIGSATGKGLGLALGKPLIHVPTMDAMAYNLYGTSSLICPIMDARRNQVYTGLYHYRDSFEVVREQWPADIRELAEELNRIGEKVIFLGDGVPVCRHIIEEEIKVPCEFAPAHVNRQRAAAVAALGAVYYSQGKIEDASEHKPDYLRKSQAEREREVAERQGEMDKLAAGIVVVEKSGE; this comes from the coding sequence ATGAGAATTCTTGGAATCGAAAGTTCATCTCTGGTGGCCTCGGTGGCCATTGTGACGGACGACGTTGTTACGGCAGAATATACGGTGAATTTAAAGAAAACGCACTCACAGACGCTGCTGCCCATGATCGATCAGATGATGGGGATGCTGGAGGAGGAACTGGCTACCGTTGACGCCATCGCTGTCTCGGGAGGACCCGGGTCTTTTACCGGACTCCGCATCGGCTCAGCGACGGGGAAAGGGCTGGGGCTGGCGTTAGGAAAACCGCTGATCCATGTCCCGACGATGGATGCAATGGCCTATAATCTCTATGGGACTTCTTCATTGATTTGTCCGATCATGGATGCGAGAAGAAACCAGGTCTATACAGGTCTCTACCATTACCGCGATTCATTCGAGGTGGTCAGGGAACAGTGGCCGGCGGATATTAGGGAGCTGGCAGAAGAACTTAACCGGATTGGGGAAAAAGTCATTTTTCTCGGTGACGGGGTGCCTGTCTGCCGGCATATAATAGAAGAGGAAATAAAGGTTCCCTGTGAGTTTGCACCGGCCCATGTAAACCGGCAGAGAGCAGCGGCTGTGGCAGCCCTGGGAGCTGTTTATTACAGTCAGGGCAAAATAGAGGATGCGTCGGAACATAAGCCGGACTATTTGCGCAAATCCCAGGCAGAACGGGAACGCGAGGTAGCGGAACGCCAGGGAGAAATGGATAAACTGGCGGCAGGAATCGTGGTAGTGGAGAAAAGCGGGGAGTAA
- the tsaE gene encoding tRNA (adenosine(37)-N6)-threonylcarbamoyltransferase complex ATPase subunit type 1 TsaE, translating into MTIETFTPEETFELGANLGKKAKPGEVYCLNGDLGVGKTVFTQGFAKGLGIEGPVSSPTFTIVQQYDDGRLPLYHFDVYRIGDISEMDEIGYEDCFYGDGVSLIEWSNLIEEILPEQLTQIRIEKDLEKGFDYRKITVEERK; encoded by the coding sequence ATGACAATAGAGACATTTACACCGGAAGAAACATTTGAACTGGGGGCGAACCTGGGAAAGAAAGCAAAGCCGGGAGAGGTGTACTGCTTAAACGGAGATCTGGGAGTAGGAAAGACCGTATTTACCCAGGGTTTTGCGAAAGGACTCGGCATTGAGGGGCCGGTGAGCAGCCCTACGTTTACCATTGTCCAGCAATACGATGACGGACGTCTTCCACTTTATCACTTTGACGTCTATCGGATTGGAGACATCAGTGAGATGGATGAAATCGGCTATGAGGACTGTTTTTACGGTGATGGAGTCAGCCTGATAGAGTGGTCCAACCTGATCGAGGAAATTCTGCCGGAACAGCTTACTCAAATTCGGATTGAGAAGGATTTGGAAAAGGGTTTTGACTACCGCAAAATAACCGTGGAGGAAAGAAAATGA